In one window of Tenacibaculum mesophilum DNA:
- a CDS encoding acyl-CoA dehydrogenase family protein codes for MKSDLFQAPDYYQVDDLLTDEHKLIRDTAREWVKKNLSPIIEEYAQRAEFPKELINGLAEVGAFGSYIPEEYGGAGLDQISYGLIMQELERGDSGIRSTASVQSSLVMGPIYNYGTEAQRQKYLPKLASGEWMGSFGLTEPNHGSNPGGMETKFKDMGDHYLLNGAKMWISNAPICDVAVVWAKNEEGRIHGLIVERGMEGFSTPETHNKWSLRASITGELIFDNVKVPKENLLPNKSGLGAPLLCLDSARYGIAWGAIGAAMDCYDTALRYAKERTQFGKPIGQFQLQQKKLAEMITEITKAQLLTWRLGVLKNEGRATSAQISMAKRNNVDMALKIAREARQVLGAMGISGEYSIMRHAMNLESVITYEGTHDVHLLITGLDITGLNAFK; via the coding sequence ATGAAGTCTGATTTATTTCAAGCGCCAGATTATTATCAAGTAGACGATTTATTAACTGATGAACATAAACTTATTCGTGATACAGCTCGTGAATGGGTTAAGAAAAACTTGTCTCCAATTATAGAAGAATATGCACAACGTGCTGAGTTTCCAAAGGAATTAATTAACGGATTGGCAGAAGTGGGAGCTTTTGGATCTTATATCCCTGAAGAGTACGGAGGTGCTGGGTTAGACCAAATTTCTTACGGGTTAATTATGCAAGAGCTAGAAAGAGGTGATAGTGGAATTCGATCTACTGCTTCAGTACAGTCTTCTCTTGTTATGGGGCCTATTTATAACTACGGAACGGAAGCTCAACGACAAAAATATTTACCAAAATTAGCTTCTGGTGAATGGATGGGGAGTTTTGGGTTAACAGAACCTAATCATGGTAGTAACCCTGGAGGAATGGAGACTAAGTTTAAAGACATGGGAGACCATTACTTGTTAAATGGAGCAAAGATGTGGATTTCAAATGCACCAATTTGTGATGTAGCAGTTGTATGGGCAAAAAATGAAGAAGGACGTATTCATGGTTTGATAGTAGAACGTGGTATGGAAGGTTTTTCTACACCAGAAACTCACAACAAGTGGTCGTTAAGAGCCTCCATTACTGGGGAGTTAATTTTTGATAATGTAAAAGTTCCAAAAGAAAACTTATTACCTAATAAATCTGGGTTAGGAGCACCATTGTTGTGTCTTGATTCTGCACGTTATGGTATTGCTTGGGGTGCTATTGGTGCTGCAATGGATTGTTACGATACAGCGTTACGCTATGCGAAAGAACGTACACAATTTGGAAAACCAATAGGACAGTTTCAGTTACAACAAAAAAAGCTAGCGGAAATGATTACCGAAATTACCAAAGCACAGTTGTTAACATGGCGATTGGGAGTATTAAAAAATGAGGGTCGTGCAACATCTGCTCAAATATCTATGGCGAAACGAAACAATGTGGACATGGCATTAAAAATAGCACGTGAAGCAAGACAAGTGTTAGGTGCAATGGGTATTTCTGGAGAATACTCAATTATGAGGCATGCAATGAATTTAGAAAGTGTAATAACCTACGAAGGAACGCACGATGTACATTTATTAATCACAGGATTGGATATCACAGGATTAAACGCATTCAAATAA
- the purD gene encoding phosphoribosylamine--glycine ligase translates to MNILILGSGGREHAFAKKLSESTKINNLFVAPGNAGTDAIAKNVAINPTDFAQVKETVLQHDINMVVVGPEAPLVEGVHDFFLADEELKNIPVIGPKKDGALLEGSKDFSKQFMEKHNIPTARYQSFTTETLAEGKKFLESLGAPYVLKADGLAAGKGVLILNNLDEAKAELEEMLSNQKFGSASSTVVIEEFLKGIELSVFVLTDGKNYKILPSAKDYKRIGEGDTGLNTGGMGAISPVPFATGDFLTKVEELIVKPTIDGLQKDGIDYRGFIFIGLMNDNGNPSVVEYNVRMGDPETEVVLPRIQSDLVDLFEGVATQTLGEKSYEVTPQTATTVMLVSGGYPEAYEKGKEITGFNTVEDSIVFHAGTTLKDGKVVTSGGRVMAITSFGDSMEEALEKSYKNIDKITFDKMNYRKDIGFDLK, encoded by the coding sequence ATGAATATTCTAATTTTAGGATCGGGCGGTAGAGAACACGCCTTTGCTAAAAAACTTTCAGAAAGCACGAAAATCAACAACCTTTTTGTAGCTCCTGGTAATGCAGGAACTGATGCAATTGCTAAAAATGTAGCCATTAATCCAACTGATTTTGCACAGGTAAAAGAAACCGTTTTACAACACGACATCAACATGGTAGTTGTAGGTCCTGAAGCACCTTTAGTTGAAGGAGTTCACGACTTTTTCTTAGCAGATGAAGAGTTGAAAAACATTCCTGTAATCGGACCTAAAAAAGATGGTGCTTTATTAGAGGGAAGTAAAGATTTTTCAAAGCAATTTATGGAAAAACACAACATTCCAACAGCTCGTTACCAATCTTTTACTACTGAAACCTTAGCTGAAGGAAAAAAATTCTTAGAAAGCTTAGGCGCTCCTTATGTATTAAAAGCGGATGGATTAGCTGCTGGAAAAGGAGTTTTAATCTTAAATAATTTAGACGAAGCCAAAGCTGAATTAGAAGAAATGCTTTCTAATCAAAAATTTGGAAGCGCTTCATCAACTGTAGTAATTGAAGAATTTTTAAAGGGAATTGAATTATCTGTTTTCGTTTTAACTGATGGAAAAAATTATAAAATTTTACCTTCTGCTAAAGATTACAAACGTATTGGAGAAGGTGATACAGGTCTAAATACAGGTGGTATGGGCGCTATTTCTCCTGTTCCTTTTGCAACGGGTGATTTTTTAACGAAAGTGGAAGAATTAATCGTTAAACCAACGATAGACGGTTTGCAAAAAGACGGAATTGATTATAGAGGATTTATTTTTATCGGATTGATGAATGATAATGGAAATCCATCTGTTGTTGAATACAACGTTCGTATGGGAGATCCTGAAACAGAAGTAGTATTACCTCGTATACAATCAGATTTAGTCGATTTATTTGAAGGAGTTGCAACACAAACTTTAGGAGAAAAATCATATGAGGTTACTCCACAAACAGCAACTACCGTTATGTTAGTTTCTGGTGGATATCCTGAAGCTTACGAAAAAGGAAAAGAAATTACAGGTTTTAATACTGTGGAAGATTCTATTGTTTTTCATGCAGGAACTACTTTAAAAGATGGTAAAGTAGTTACTAGTGGTGGACGTGTTATGGCAATTACTTCTTTTGGAGATTCTATGGAAGAAGCCTTAGAAAAATCATACAAAAACATTGATAAAATAACTTTTGATAAAATGAATTATCGAAAAGATATTGGGTTCGATTTAAAATAA
- a CDS encoding S41 family peptidase, protein MKNKKLLFFGSLIVISLFFSFQSRFFEIAKQIEIYNNLFKELNINYIDEINPGDLTDKAIKNTLKNLDPYTNFYNEQDVEDARIRREGEYGGIGISTFYAKRGIVVSEIYKGFSADKAGLKAGDIITNVNGQELASLERSQFSQMLKGVPGKELSLKVERNGQTKSVSVKLDKVILDPVPFYDMIDNETGYIVLTRFISQKATESVVNAFSDLKKRGMKKLVFDLRYNPGGSLFDAVNITNLFIPKGLKVVDTRGKTQKNSRTYKTNKAPLDAEIPIVVLINGRSASASEIVSGALQDYDRAVIMGERSFGKGLVQRYFDLSYGTQMKITISKYYTPSGRCIQELDYANRDPKTGEVPKFSDTTLNEFTTQNGRKVYDGGGVTPDITSEFSKKTEETDDLLKSRAIFNFVTDFTYQNPNLSTENYTFSSSDFNNFKEYLLRKDTAFVSKEEKLFQEAYESVENNKKITSEYNAIIQQLKAAKVAKVLVNEDLLSKEIENEIIERYAYKEGMYKHLFKNDITIKNAVNLLNNPKKYSSILKK, encoded by the coding sequence ATGAAAAATAAAAAACTCCTTTTTTTTGGTTCACTTATAGTCATCTCCCTTTTCTTTTCTTTTCAATCTCGTTTTTTTGAGATTGCTAAACAAATAGAAATCTATAACAACCTTTTTAAAGAGTTGAACATTAATTATATTGATGAAATCAACCCTGGTGATTTAACTGACAAAGCGATAAAAAACACCCTTAAAAATTTAGATCCATATACTAATTTTTACAACGAACAAGATGTTGAAGATGCACGTATTCGTCGTGAAGGTGAATATGGAGGTATTGGTATTTCTACATTTTACGCCAAAAGAGGAATTGTGGTTTCTGAAATTTATAAAGGTTTTTCGGCAGATAAAGCTGGCTTAAAAGCAGGTGATATTATTACCAATGTAAACGGACAAGAATTAGCTTCCTTGGAAAGAAGTCAATTTTCACAAATGCTAAAAGGTGTACCAGGAAAAGAGCTTTCTTTAAAGGTAGAAAGAAACGGTCAAACAAAAAGTGTGTCAGTTAAACTTGACAAAGTTATTTTAGACCCTGTCCCTTTTTACGATATGATTGATAACGAAACGGGGTATATTGTTTTAACACGATTTATCAGTCAAAAAGCTACCGAAAGCGTTGTCAACGCGTTTAGTGATCTTAAAAAAAGAGGGATGAAAAAATTGGTTTTTGACTTAAGGTACAATCCTGGTGGCTCTTTATTTGATGCAGTAAATATTACCAATTTATTTATTCCTAAAGGCTTGAAAGTTGTAGATACTCGTGGAAAAACTCAAAAAAACAGTAGAACCTATAAAACAAATAAAGCTCCTTTAGATGCTGAAATTCCTATTGTAGTTTTAATTAATGGTCGATCGGCTTCTGCTTCAGAGATTGTTTCAGGTGCTTTGCAAGACTATGACCGAGCTGTAATTATGGGGGAGCGTTCTTTTGGAAAAGGACTGGTGCAACGTTACTTTGATTTGAGTTACGGAACACAAATGAAAATAACAATTTCTAAATATTACACCCCAAGCGGACGTTGTATTCAAGAATTAGATTATGCCAATAGAGATCCTAAAACAGGTGAAGTACCTAAGTTTTCTGATACTACTCTTAATGAGTTCACAACTCAAAACGGACGAAAAGTATATGATGGTGGAGGGGTAACTCCAGATATAACAAGTGAGTTTTCTAAAAAAACAGAAGAAACAGATGATTTACTAAAATCAAGAGCAATATTCAATTTTGTAACAGATTTCACATATCAAAATCCTAATTTATCTACTGAAAACTATACTTTTTCTTCTTCTGATTTCAATAACTTTAAAGAATATTTACTTCGTAAAGACACTGCTTTTGTATCTAAAGAAGAAAAGCTTTTCCAAGAAGCATATGAATCAGTAGAAAACAACAAAAAAATCACTTCTGAATATAACGCGATTATCCAACAATTAAAAGCAGCTAAAGTTGCTAAAGTTTTGGTAAATGAAGATCTTTTATCAAAAGAAATTGAAAATGAAATTATTGAGCGTTATGCGTACAAAGAAGGAATGTATAAGCATTTATTTAAAAATGATATAACTATAAAAAATGCTGTTAACTTGCTAAATAATCCTAAAAAATATAGCAGTATTTTAAAAAAATAG
- a CDS encoding sensor histidine kinase has product MKKIKKTYNYALWSALYSTLLSIIIAVLSYLFLLNSLGVITIVIFGIAMFIISFFVIQYRAEHFIYQRVKKMYEDISILDVNDLKRNKVTTDIEALTKSVQEYVEGKSEEIASLTQRDSFRRDFLGNVAHELKTPLFTVQGYILTLIEGAAEDKEILEKYLERANKGVERLTSIVKDLDMIAKLETEGMKMNMQTFNIIELIQNVFDLFEMKAKKRNITLRFDRVYDFPHLVKGDVERIEQVLINLVVNSIKYGRVGGITTVSVEPYNQHKLIIKINDNGEGIKQEHLSRLFERFYRVDQSRSREQGGSGLGLSIVKHIIEAHNETILLKSVHGQGSEFSFTLEKAMK; this is encoded by the coding sequence ATGAAAAAAATAAAAAAAACATATAACTACGCACTTTGGTCGGCTTTATACTCAACATTATTATCTATAATTATAGCAGTATTATCGTATTTATTTTTATTAAATAGCTTAGGAGTAATAACCATTGTAATTTTTGGTATTGCAATGTTTATCATCTCTTTTTTCGTAATTCAATATAGAGCAGAACACTTTATTTATCAACGAGTAAAAAAGATGTATGAAGATATCTCTATTTTAGATGTGAATGACTTAAAAAGAAATAAAGTAACTACAGATATAGAAGCGTTAACCAAAAGTGTACAAGAATATGTAGAAGGTAAGAGTGAAGAAATTGCTAGTTTAACACAACGAGATTCATTTCGTCGAGACTTCTTAGGTAATGTTGCTCATGAGTTAAAAACGCCACTTTTTACCGTACAAGGCTATATTTTAACCCTTATTGAAGGAGCTGCTGAAGACAAAGAAATTCTTGAAAAATATTTAGAAAGAGCTAATAAAGGAGTGGAAAGATTAACCTCAATTGTGAAAGATTTAGATATGATTGCTAAGTTAGAAACAGAGGGAATGAAAATGAATATGCAAACTTTTAACATTATTGAGCTAATTCAAAACGTATTTGACTTGTTTGAAATGAAAGCAAAAAAGAGAAATATTACATTGCGTTTTGACCGTGTGTATGACTTTCCGCATTTGGTAAAAGGTGATGTTGAGCGAATAGAACAAGTGTTAATTAACCTTGTTGTAAATTCTATTAAATATGGTAGAGTGGGAGGAATTACTACTGTAAGTGTTGAACCCTATAATCAGCATAAGCTTATCATTAAAATAAATGATAATGGTGAAGGAATAAAGCAAGAACACCTTTCACGTTTATTTGAGCGTTTTTATCGTGTAGATCAAAGCAGGTCTCGTGAACAAGGAGGGTCTGGATTAGGACTTTCTATTGTTAAGCATATTATTGAAGCACATAATGAAACAATTCTTTTAAAGAGTGTACATGGTCAAGGTTCTGAATTCTCGTTTACGCTAGAAAAAGCAATGAAATAA
- a CDS encoding response regulator transcription factor, with translation MNTSDIKILLVDDEPDILEIVGYNLKSEGYQVFTANNGAEAVKTAKKVTPHLILLDIMMPEMDGIEACEKIRNVKSLEDVIISFLTARGEDYSQVAGFDAGADDYITKPVKPKVLISKVKSLLRRLKTEEKADTTTKIGDIVINRDEYVVFKGEEKISLPRKEFELFSLLTSKPGKVFKREVILDSVWGNEVVVGGRTIDVHIRKLREKIGDHYFKTVKGVGYKFVLDETDK, from the coding sequence ATGAACACTAGCGACATTAAAATTTTACTAGTTGATGATGAACCAGATATCTTAGAAATTGTAGGATACAATTTAAAATCAGAAGGATATCAGGTTTTTACTGCAAATAATGGTGCAGAAGCTGTTAAAACAGCAAAAAAAGTAACTCCACATTTAATTTTATTAGATATTATGATGCCTGAGATGGATGGTATCGAAGCGTGTGAAAAAATTAGAAACGTAAAATCTCTCGAAGACGTTATAATTTCTTTTTTAACCGCTAGAGGAGAAGACTACTCGCAAGTAGCAGGTTTTGACGCTGGAGCAGACGACTACATAACTAAACCAGTAAAGCCAAAAGTACTTATAAGTAAGGTTAAATCGTTATTACGTCGTTTAAAGACAGAAGAAAAAGCAGATACTACTACAAAAATTGGAGATATAGTCATCAATAGAGATGAATATGTAGTTTTTAAAGGAGAAGAAAAAATATCTTTACCAAGAAAAGAATTTGAATTATTCTCTTTATTAACTTCAAAACCAGGAAAAGTATTTAAAAGAGAAGTTATTTTAGACAGTGTTTGGGGAAATGAAGTAGTTGTAGGGGGGAGAACTATAGATGTACACATACGTAAACTCCGAGAGAAAATAGGAGATCACTATTTTAAAACAGTAAAAGGAGTTGGATACAAGTTTGTGCTAGACGAAACAGACAAATAA
- a CDS encoding DUF6909 family protein, translated as MSKPILKERTRAQESTNAIERLYISMRHLFSRGFYKPMGVSGETLRKSLLSLRPEIYGSIAENKTELNGLVYVIERLPEGIEECQFIYLTADEGYRNSKFKAIVPPKRRRNCYRIDKDQMNIEITRGRSEIYDILTHLTFLFIESHKIKDRVVFNNGESFIREWLLLEDIVIHNKTLTDEEKDVIVVHLGNILGRTYDEVYDAYNTFSTKENPNRFFHLIYWLGKLAINETLYDQKRSIKFSSVLTQEIGHHYYGEMWANNIKKVLLDNELIERPIHIISANMHSVMNSIYAQNALPKEAKKHKDFQLFEVLSNANSSTLQSAVKNYASENGLIYIKDTSGTNINVQVIDTQKINFETNSFNKVNSIGKDPVIIVMDYAFGEQAFETMDELLKPYKTKGEKIHLDVQSVSIMGKAGILEGGKGDIMIPSSHIFEGTADNYPFKNELSKEDLEGFGVHVFDGAMITVLGTSLQNKDLLRFFHDSTWDVIGLEMEGAHYQKAIQSASKIRGNISENVKVRYAYYASDNPLETGATLASGGLGMSGVTPTYAITQKILEQIF; from the coding sequence ATGTCAAAACCTATCCTAAAAGAACGTACAAGAGCCCAAGAATCTACAAATGCTATTGAGCGTTTATACATTTCAATGCGACACTTATTTAGTCGCGGTTTTTACAAACCAATGGGTGTTTCTGGTGAAACCTTACGAAAATCACTATTATCTTTACGTCCAGAAATTTATGGTTCTATTGCAGAAAACAAAACTGAGTTAAACGGACTGGTATACGTTATTGAACGCTTACCTGAAGGAATTGAAGAATGTCAGTTTATATATTTAACCGCAGATGAGGGATATCGTAACTCAAAATTTAAGGCTATCGTTCCTCCTAAAAGAAGGAGAAATTGCTATCGCATTGATAAAGATCAAATGAATATTGAAATTACTAGAGGACGCTCAGAAATTTACGATATTCTTACACACTTAACTTTTTTATTTATTGAATCTCACAAAATTAAAGACCGTGTAGTTTTTAATAATGGAGAAAGCTTTATTCGTGAATGGCTATTATTAGAAGATATTGTAATACACAATAAAACACTTACGGATGAAGAAAAAGATGTAATTGTTGTACATCTTGGTAATATTTTAGGAAGAACTTACGATGAGGTATATGATGCTTATAACACATTTTCAACAAAAGAGAACCCTAACAGGTTTTTCCATCTAATTTACTGGTTAGGTAAATTAGCTATTAATGAAACATTGTATGACCAAAAACGTTCTATTAAATTCAGTTCTGTTCTAACTCAAGAAATAGGACACCATTATTATGGAGAAATGTGGGCTAACAATATTAAAAAAGTATTGTTAGACAACGAGTTAATAGAACGTCCTATCCATATCATTAGTGCAAACATGCACAGTGTAATGAATAGTATTTACGCTCAAAATGCTTTACCAAAAGAAGCTAAAAAACATAAAGATTTTCAACTTTTTGAAGTATTGAGTAATGCTAATAGCAGTACTTTACAGTCTGCCGTTAAAAATTATGCTTCCGAAAACGGACTGATATATATCAAAGATACATCTGGGACTAACATTAATGTTCAGGTAATTGATACCCAAAAAATTAATTTTGAAACGAACTCTTTTAACAAAGTTAATTCTATTGGAAAAGACCCTGTAATTATTGTGATGGACTATGCCTTTGGTGAACAGGCTTTTGAAACTATGGATGAATTGTTAAAGCCTTATAAAACAAAAGGAGAAAAAATTCATTTAGATGTTCAATCTGTTTCTATCATGGGAAAAGCAGGTATTTTAGAAGGTGGCAAAGGAGATATTATGATTCCTTCTTCACATATTTTTGAGGGAACTGCTGATAACTATCCATTTAAAAACGAATTATCAAAAGAAGATTTAGAAGGTTTTGGTGTTCACGTTTTTGATGGTGCAATGATTACTGTGTTAGGAACTTCATTACAAAATAAAGATTTACTACGATTCTTCCACGATTCAACTTGGGATGTAATTGGATTAGAAATGGAAGGTGCACACTACCAAAAAGCCATTCAATCTGCCTCGAAAATTAGAGGAAATATTTCAGAAAATGTGAAAGTACGTTATGCGTATTATGCTTCTGACAACCCGCTAGAAACTGGTGCTACACTTGCTTCTGGAGGTCTTGGAATGAGTGGAGTAACACCAACTTACGCTATTACACAAAAGATACTAGAACAAATATTTTAG
- the rnpA gene encoding ribonuclease P protein component: MVIRAGLRMFVLMRFTLGKEERLKSKKLIERLYEEGKVIKVFPLRMVYVQTEHTSKFPAQVGVSVPKRNFKKAVDRNRIKRLLRETYRKEKHTIYETVDKPYVFMISYLARDEWKYADIEHKMKKLLTQFITEVTQDEK, encoded by the coding sequence ATGGTTATTCGTGCAGGTTTGCGTATGTTTGTACTAATGAGATTTACTTTAGGAAAAGAGGAGCGCTTAAAAAGCAAAAAGCTCATAGAAAGACTATATGAAGAGGGAAAAGTGATAAAAGTTTTTCCACTAAGAATGGTATATGTACAAACCGAACATACCTCTAAGTTTCCTGCACAAGTTGGAGTTTCTGTACCTAAACGTAATTTTAAAAAAGCGGTGGATAGAAATCGTATTAAACGATTACTTCGTGAAACTTACCGTAAAGAAAAGCATACTATTTATGAGACTGTAGATAAACCGTATGTGTTTATGATTTCTTATCTTGCAAGAGATGAATGGAAATATGCCGATATTGAGCATAAAATGAAGAAATTATTAACACAATTTATTACAGAAGTTACTCAAGATGAAAAATAA
- a CDS encoding DUF4153 domain-containing protein: MKIISSLGEITSRAKNTFKRFPITLFWAIVGTLFTLFTIETNTFDSVFYGKVILIFILGVSWLIATRFFEEQFKKDKTWIFLLTLGFLSLFYISIEVDGFEIHQNSIIRFVLYFITGHLLVMVTPFIFSWNKSAYFNYLKSLFIALVRSLFFSLVLYLGIVLALLAIKHLFAIDFKGERFFQVFVFCIGIINTWIYLSDFPKDVHNQLAINYTKALEVLVKYILIPLVILYLIILYAYSLKIVINWNLPKGWVSYLVIALSFLGFIVQILINPIQKTINSRTIKKFYPWFYYLLLPLIVLLFVAIFRRINEYGITENRYFVFVLACWILAMCLYILFSKRKKIKIFPFSLALITFLVSFGFWGVFSVSTKSQLLRFEKVYTDIKKDNFSTTFEKKNQLRSIIRYLNNKHELHKVKNILGYNPKTTFKTDSRWQLQNRLMDSLDIKVTDNVTHPYTNHYYSIDENNAINIKNYDILKKLYINRYKKQNSINGYHFSLSKESNIVEITKNEILIGKVNCSEMIKKLKAQQKNHNISPNLMTIEQHFKTLSVKFIFKSISLSKIDDGATENYLSNADIYALIKEKNAE; the protein is encoded by the coding sequence ATGAAAATCATTTCTTCTCTTGGGGAAATTACTTCCAGAGCTAAAAATACCTTTAAGCGATTCCCTATAACATTGTTCTGGGCAATTGTAGGTACCTTATTTACGTTATTTACAATTGAAACTAATACTTTTGATAGTGTTTTTTACGGCAAGGTTATTTTAATTTTTATCTTAGGAGTTAGTTGGTTGATTGCAACTCGTTTTTTTGAAGAACAATTTAAAAAAGATAAAACTTGGATATTCTTACTAACTTTAGGTTTTCTAAGCCTGTTCTATATTAGTATTGAGGTTGATGGTTTTGAAATTCATCAAAACTCAATCATTCGTTTTGTTCTTTACTTCATAACTGGGCATTTACTTGTAATGGTAACTCCTTTCATATTCAGTTGGAATAAATCTGCGTATTTTAATTATTTAAAATCCCTTTTTATAGCCTTAGTTAGAAGTCTTTTTTTCTCTCTGGTTTTATATTTAGGAATTGTATTAGCACTTCTGGCTATTAAACATTTGTTTGCTATTGATTTTAAAGGAGAACGTTTTTTTCAGGTTTTTGTGTTTTGTATAGGAATTATAAATACCTGGATTTATCTTTCTGATTTTCCAAAAGATGTTCATAATCAACTTGCTATTAACTACACCAAAGCTTTAGAGGTATTGGTTAAGTACATCTTAATTCCGCTAGTAATTTTATACCTCATCATTTTATACGCCTATAGTTTAAAAATAGTAATCAACTGGAACTTGCCTAAAGGATGGGTTTCTTATTTAGTTATTGCTCTTTCTTTCTTAGGATTTATTGTTCAAATACTTATCAATCCTATTCAAAAAACTATAAATTCTCGTACAATTAAAAAGTTTTATCCATGGTTTTATTATTTATTATTACCGTTAATTGTTTTACTTTTTGTTGCTATTTTTAGACGTATTAATGAATATGGTATCACCGAAAACCGTTATTTCGTATTTGTTTTAGCTTGTTGGATTTTAGCCATGTGCCTCTACATACTTTTTAGTAAACGTAAAAAAATTAAGATATTTCCTTTTAGTTTGGCTCTTATTACTTTTCTAGTTTCTTTTGGGTTTTGGGGCGTTTTTTCGGTATCAACTAAAAGTCAACTTCTTCGATTTGAAAAGGTATATACTGATATTAAAAAAGATAACTTTTCTACCACGTTTGAAAAGAAAAATCAACTTCGTTCTATTATTAGATACTTAAACAATAAACATGAATTGCATAAAGTAAAGAACATCTTAGGTTATAACCCAAAAACAACTTTTAAAACTGATAGTCGTTGGCAATTACAAAATAGATTAATGGATAGTTTAGATATAAAAGTAACTGATAATGTAACTCATCCCTATACAAATCATTACTATAGTATTGATGAAAATAATGCTATTAACATTAAAAACTACGATATTTTAAAGAAACTTTATATCAACAGATATAAAAAACAAAATTCTATAAATGGATATCATTTTTCTTTAAGTAAAGAATCAAATATTGTTGAAATAACTAAAAATGAGATCTTAATAGGGAAAGTTAATTGTTCTGAAATGATAAAAAAACTTAAGGCTCAACAAAAAAACCATAATATATCACCTAATTTAATGACTATTGAACAGCATTTTAAAACACTAAGTGTAAAGTTTATTTTCAAAAGTATTAGCTTGTCAAAAATAGATGATGGTGCTACCGAAAATTATTTATCTAACGCTGATATTTACGCCTTAATCAAAGAAAAAAATGCTGAATAA